The genomic interval CTCCTAGCACTTCCGGGCTTCATTTTTACTTTAACTCGAAATTGTTTCAAGGTAATGGCGAATATATGTTCTAACGGCCTACACACACTCAaccacatgcacacctatgtagTATATTTATTGGGGGTGCTGTGCTGTACAAAGAGATGAAATGCACAACAGTGAAAGGGACCGGAATGTAGAGCCTACTTCCAGGAGAGCAGTCGTGGCCAGAAAAGAGCGCTCCTCTGGATTAACGGAGTCCCCAGGGGCGCGGCCTTACGGGGATGTTTAAGTCCCAAAGGAAGAGGCTCAAAGCAGGTTACTCTTCGTGAACTTCCCGGATCCTCAAGTTCCCAGCTCTTCAGCCCCCTTTCCGCCCTCCggtcctcttctctttcttccccaacAGCTGTCATTAATTGGAGGATGGTAGGCCCGCTAGATCACCATCTCCATTCACCCCCGATGCCCCGGGGCTGCTGCGTACAGATGCAAGAGCCTCTCGGGCCTCTGGGGTTGAAGCCCCAAAAGTCACGCGCCTTAGTACTGCTCCCACACCCCAAACTGCCAGCCAGCCTTGGTGTTCTTCAGTCCCTGTGTTGCTTGGTGGGTGACGGGTGGAGGGGTCGCCTTTTGGGGGAAGAACGTCCCAGGCGGGGCCTTTAACTGGGTGACTGTGGTGCAGATCGCAGTTTCAGAGATCCCTCCGGAAAGAAGCGCCGTTGGGTAGCAGCTTCCTTCCAGCGCCGCGTCCCCTCCTTGTCACGACCTGCGGGCGGAGGGGAAGGGAACGAGCATCTGGCCCTGGTGGGCAGAGTCAAGCCGAGGAGCCTCACCAGGCCCTGACACCCTGCAGCGTGGCTGCCAGATGGCCCTGCGGGGTGGCATTCTGGCCACCGTGTCCGAAGCCCGCGCTGGCCAGTGGTGTGTGTGGCGCAGGACCCGAGGGCGCGCCCGCGTAGCAGGTGCCGTAGCCTGCGCCGTAGGGTGCTCCGGTGTAGCCTCCGTAGCAAGAGTAGGGCGACACTGCTGCACCgtaggggctggggaaggcaggtgcgccgggcccggggcccaggcagGGCTTGCCATCGCGCACCAGGACGGGCACCGCCACTCGGCGCGGCGTTAGAGTGTGGCCGGCCAGTTCCAGCGACTTGTCCTGGCGCTGTCTCTTGCATTTGTAGCGTCGGTTCTGGAACCAGATCTTGACCTGCGTGGACGTGAGCTGCAGCGCGCTGGCCAGGTGCTCGCGCTCGGGCGCTGACAGGTACCGCTGCTGCTTGAAGCGCCGCTCCAGGGCCAGCACCTGCGCCTGCGAAAAGAGCACGCGCGGCTTCCGTCGTTGCCGCGCCTTGGGCTGCTCCGAGCTGCCACGCCGCACGCTGTCGCCGCTGTTGCCAACGCCGCGCTCTGGCACCCTGGTCCCGCCGCCGAGG from Gorilla gorilla gorilla isolate KB3781 chromosome 7, NHGRI_mGorGor1-v2.1_pri, whole genome shotgun sequence carries:
- the NKX2-6 gene encoding homeobox protein Nkx-2.6; amino-acid sequence: MLLSPVTSTPFSVKDILRLERERSCPAASPHPRVRKSPENFQYLRMDAEPRGSEVHNAGGGGGDRKLDGSEPPGGPCEAVLEMDAERMGEPQPGLSAASPLGGGTRVPERGVGNSGDSVRRGSSEQPKARQRRKPRVLFSQAQVLALERRFKQQRYLSAPEREHLASALQLTSTQVKIWFQNRRYKCKRQRQDKSLELAGHTLTPRRVAVPVLVRDGKPCLGPGPGAPAFPSPYGAAVSPYSCYGGYTGAPYGAGYGTCYAGAPSGPAPHTPLASAGFGHGGQNATPQGHLAATLQGVRAW